A section of the Rattus norvegicus strain BN/NHsdMcwi chromosome 15, GRCr8, whole genome shotgun sequence genome encodes:
- the Bmp4 gene encoding bone morphogenetic protein 4 isoform X1 → MIPGNRMLMVVLLCQVLLGGASHASLIPETGKKKVAEIQGHAGGRRSGQSHELLRDFEATLLQMFGLRRRPQPSKSAVIPDYMRDLYRLQSGEEEEEEQSQGTGLEYPERPASRANTVRSFHHEEHLENIPGTSESSAFRFFFNLSSIPENEVISSAELRLFREQVDQGPDWEQGFHRINIYEVMKPPAEMVPGHLITRLLDTRLVHHNVTRWETFDVSPAVLRWTREKQPNYGLAIEVTHLHQTRTHQGQHVRISRSLPQGSGNWAQLRPLLVTFGHDGRGHTLTRRRAKRSPKHHPQRSRKKNKNCRRHSLYVDFSDVGWNDWIVAPPGYQAFYCHGDCPFPLADHLNSTNHAIVQTLVNSVNSSIPKACCVPTELSAISMLYLDEYDKVVLKNYQEMVVEGCGCR, encoded by the exons ATGATTCCTGGTAACCGAATGCTGATGGTCGTTTTATTATGCCAAGTCCTGCTAGGAGGCGCGAGCCATGCTAGTTTGATACCTGAGACCGGGAAGAAAAAAGTCGCCGAGATTCAGGGCCACGCGGGAGGACGCCGCTCAGGGCAGAGCCATGAGCTCCTGCGGGACTTCGAGGCGACACTTCTGCAGATGTTTGGGCTGCGCCGCCGTCCGCAGCCGAGCAAGAGCGCCGTCATCCCGGATTACATGAGGGATCTTTACCGGCTCCAgtctggggaggaggaggaagaagagcagagcCAGGGAACCGGGCTTGAGTACCCTGAGCGTCCTGCCAGCAGAGCCAACACTGTGAGGAGTTTCCATCACGAAG AACATCTGGAGAACATCCCAGGGACCAGTGAGAGCTCTGCTTTTCGTTTCTTCTTTAACCTCAGCAGCATCCCAGAGAATGAGGTGATCTCCTCTGCAGAGCTCCGGCTATTTCGGGAGCAGGTGGACCAGGGCCCTGACTGGGAACAGGGCTTCCACCGTATAAACATTTATGAGGTTATGAAGCCCCCAGCAGAAATGGTGCCTGGACACCTCATCACACGACTACTGGACACCAGACTAGTCCATCACAATGTGACACGGTGGGAAACTTTCGATGTGAGCCCTGCAGTCCTTCGATGGACCCGGGAAAAGCAACCCAACTATGGGCTGGCCATTGAGGTGACTCACCTCCACCAGACACGGACCCACCAGGGCCAACATGTCAGGATTAGCCGATCGTTACCTCAAGGGAGTGGAAATTGGGCCCAACTCCGGCCCCTCCTGGTCACTTTTGGCCACGATGGCCGGGGTCATACCTTGACCCGCCGGAGGGCCAAGCGTAGTCCCAAGCATCACCCACAGCGCTCCAGGAAGAAGAATAAGAACTGCCGTCGCCATTCGCTCTACGTGGACTTCAGTGACGTGGGCTGGAATGATTGGATCGTGGCCCCACCGGGCTACCAGGCCTTCTACTGCCACGGGGACTGTCCCTTTCCACTGGCGGACCACCTCAACTCAACCAATCATGCCATTGTGCAGACCCTGGTCAACTCCGTTAATTCTAGCATCCCTAAGGCCTGCTGTGTCCCCACCGAACTGAGCGCCATTTCCATGTTGTATCTGGACGAGTACGACAAGGTGGTGTTGAAAAATTATCAGGAGATGGTGGTGGAGGGGTGCGGATGCCGCTGA
- the Bmp4 gene encoding bone morphogenetic protein 4 isoform X2, whose protein sequence is MREGGAGGWEGRSARPGPEARSHSVVPFRATHCRSFSEPFQQVCSRLAPKNHGLLLYALFSVILLGGASHASLIPETGKKKVAEIQGHAGGRRSGQSHELLRDFEATLLQMFGLRRRPQPSKSAVIPDYMRDLYRLQSGEEEEEEQSQGTGLEYPERPASRANTVRSFHHEEHLENIPGTSESSAFRFFFNLSSIPENEVISSAELRLFREQVDQGPDWEQGFHRINIYEVMKPPAEMVPGHLITRLLDTRLVHHNVTRWETFDVSPAVLRWTREKQPNYGLAIEVTHLHQTRTHQGQHVRISRSLPQGSGNWAQLRPLLVTFGHDGRGHTLTRRRAKRSPKHHPQRSRKKNKNCRRHSLYVDFSDVGWNDWIVAPPGYQAFYCHGDCPFPLADHLNSTNHAIVQTLVNSVNSSIPKACCVPTELSAISMLYLDEYDKVVLKNYQEMVVEGCGCR, encoded by the exons ATGAGAGAGGGTGGTGCTggagggtgggaaggcaggagcgCGAGGCCTGGCCCGGAAGCTAG GAGCCATTCCGTAGTGCCATTCCGAGCGACGCACTGCCGCAGCTTCTCTGAGCCTTTCCAGCAAGTTTGTTCAAGATTGGCTCCCAAGAATCATGGACTGTTATTATATGCCTTGTTTTCTGTCA TCCTGCTAGGAGGCGCGAGCCATGCTAGTTTGATACCTGAGACCGGGAAGAAAAAAGTCGCCGAGATTCAGGGCCACGCGGGAGGACGCCGCTCAGGGCAGAGCCATGAGCTCCTGCGGGACTTCGAGGCGACACTTCTGCAGATGTTTGGGCTGCGCCGCCGTCCGCAGCCGAGCAAGAGCGCCGTCATCCCGGATTACATGAGGGATCTTTACCGGCTCCAgtctggggaggaggaggaagaagagcagagcCAGGGAACCGGGCTTGAGTACCCTGAGCGTCCTGCCAGCAGAGCCAACACTGTGAGGAGTTTCCATCACGAAG AACATCTGGAGAACATCCCAGGGACCAGTGAGAGCTCTGCTTTTCGTTTCTTCTTTAACCTCAGCAGCATCCCAGAGAATGAGGTGATCTCCTCTGCAGAGCTCCGGCTATTTCGGGAGCAGGTGGACCAGGGCCCTGACTGGGAACAGGGCTTCCACCGTATAAACATTTATGAGGTTATGAAGCCCCCAGCAGAAATGGTGCCTGGACACCTCATCACACGACTACTGGACACCAGACTAGTCCATCACAATGTGACACGGTGGGAAACTTTCGATGTGAGCCCTGCAGTCCTTCGATGGACCCGGGAAAAGCAACCCAACTATGGGCTGGCCATTGAGGTGACTCACCTCCACCAGACACGGACCCACCAGGGCCAACATGTCAGGATTAGCCGATCGTTACCTCAAGGGAGTGGAAATTGGGCCCAACTCCGGCCCCTCCTGGTCACTTTTGGCCACGATGGCCGGGGTCATACCTTGACCCGCCGGAGGGCCAAGCGTAGTCCCAAGCATCACCCACAGCGCTCCAGGAAGAAGAATAAGAACTGCCGTCGCCATTCGCTCTACGTGGACTTCAGTGACGTGGGCTGGAATGATTGGATCGTGGCCCCACCGGGCTACCAGGCCTTCTACTGCCACGGGGACTGTCCCTTTCCACTGGCGGACCACCTCAACTCAACCAATCATGCCATTGTGCAGACCCTGGTCAACTCCGTTAATTCTAGCATCCCTAAGGCCTGCTGTGTCCCCACCGAACTGAGCGCCATTTCCATGTTGTATCTGGACGAGTACGACAAGGTGGTGTTGAAAAATTATCAGGAGATGGTGGTGGAGGGGTGCGGATGCCGCTGA